The genomic DNA TGTCGGGGCCGAAGACGTCGGAGATGCGAACCTCGTAGCGGAGTCCGTCGCGGCTGAACCACGCCTCGCCTCCGAGCTGCGTGCCGTCGTGGGCCGGGGTGGGAGGATCGAGGTCGGTGGCGTTGTGGGCTGGCGGATCGCGGCGGGTGCGGATGCACGAGCCGACGACGATCGTTGCGTCGGTGTGGATGGCGAGGAGTCCGATGGACTTGTAGGTGCTGGCGAGTCGGCCGAAGTAGGGGACGAAGATGCCTCGGTCGCCTGCGTTCTGGTCGGCGACGAAGCCGACGGGCGCACCTGCGGTGATGGTGTCTCCGAGGGAGTTCATGGCTCCGAACTTGTCGACGAGGACGAGGCCTCGTCGCCCGCGCACGTCGCGGACCCACTGGTCGAGGGGTTTCATGTCGAGGGGGCGGTAGACGGCGTGCATGGGGAAGCCGAGGAGCGCCATGATGTAGCCGAGTGCTTCCCAGTTGCCGCAGTGCCCGCAGAGGAGGAGGGTTGGTCTTCCTGAGACGAGGTCGCGGATGGCTCCGAAGACACCGTCGATGCGTGCGTGCCTGACCCATGCGTCTTCGGAGAGGAGGCGCGGGGTGTAGAGGACCTCGACGGCGAGTTCGAAGAGGTGCTGGTAGGCGTGGATGGCGATGCGTTCGCGTCGTTCGGGTGCGGCATCGGGGAACGCCTGTTCGAGGTTCTCGATGGCGCGTCGGAGGCGTTTGCGGTTTGAGGGGAGTCGGGCGAAGCCGGACCCGATGGCGCGTGCAACGCCCATGGCGTTGGATGCGCCCGCGACGAGCGGGAGCGACGTGGCGGCACGCATGGCGTAGTAGAGCGGAATGTGGAGGGCCTGGGGCGGCCCTTTCTTTCCCATGCGGGTTTCTCGCGCGGGTTCGGTCGCGCTGCTTCGGCGAGTGTATGGTCGGGAAGACGGGGCGATCGGGTGGGGCGACTGGGGGAAAGAAAGGACCCCGATTGCTCGGGGTCCGCGTGGGGATCGTGGTGGTGATGGAGGGAAGCTTTCAGTAGCGGCCGATGAGGGTGTAGAGGCGGTTCTCGTTGAGCACGGGGAGCCCGGTGGCGGCGGCCTGGTTCTGCAGGTCGTTGTAGCGCTGGACGGTGCGATCGAGGCGGATGTATTCCTGCATGATCTCGATGGGGGAGCCGGGGCGCGGGGGCGGGGGGAGGATGGGGCGCTCGCCGAGGACGAGGAAGTCGACATCGCCGGTGAGTTCTTCGACGACTTCGCCGCCCCATGCGAGGATCATGGCCTCGATGTCCATCTTCTCCTGGGGCGTGCGTCTTCCGTCGCGGTCGGCGTCGAAGTTGCCCCAGACGAGGAACTTGTAGGTCTTGCGCGGGTCATAGACGGCGTTGGCGATGACGTCGCCCTTGACGACGGGGTTGCCCCTGCTCTCGACGAGGACGCGGCATGCGGAGGAGTTCTCGTCGACGGCGATGACCTCGATGGAGGCCTTGCCTCGGGGGTAGTTGCCCTGGTCGTCGGGGCGGATCTCGGTGGCGTTGTTGTAGACGGCGAAGGTCATGCCGAGGCGGACCTTCTGGTTGCGGCCGAGGTTGATGAAGACGCGCCCGCCCGCGTTGTCGAGCCCGGCGACTTGTCCGTCGACGAGTGCGTACTCGTCCTCGGGCTTGAGGATGTCTTTGTTCTTCTCGCCCCGGAGCTGCGAGACCTGGTTCTGGAGGACGAGGTTCTGATCCTGGAGCTGGCGGATGCGCTCGGAGAGTTTGGCCTCGTTGTCGCGTGAGTCGGTGAGGAGGCGCTCGACGCGTGTGTCCATGTCCTTGCGGGTGTCGTTGATGCCCTCGCGGTAGCTGTCGACCTCGGAGCGGTAGGTGCCGATCTCGGCGTTGAGGGCGGCGACGGCGTTGTTGTGGCTCTGCTGCATTCTGGCGACGCGCTCGGACTCGTTCTGGAGGTCTTCGAGGGCGCGCTGGCGATCGGCATCGGCCTGGGTGACCTCGTCGCGGAGGCGGGAGATCGACGCGTTCTGGTCCTGGATGACCTGGAGGAGCGACGAGCCCTCGGCACCGGGGATTCTGGCGATGCGCTCTTCGAGCTGGGCGACGGTGTCACGCGGCGAGCCGGTGACGCGGCGCATGGTGCCCTGCATGGAGTCCTGCAGGTAGCCGACGACGCTCTTGCGCGACTGGTTCGCAGCGGCCCTGACCGAGCGGATGTCGTCGCGCTCGCGTTCGTCCGGGCGGACGAAGTCGGACATCTGCGCGACGTTCGCGTCGAGTTCGCGTTTGGCGCCCTGGTAGTTGCCGTAGAAGACAACGGTGAGCACGAACAGCGTCAGCGCGAGCACGCCGAGCACCGAAACCGTGACGATCATTCCCACGCCCGCGCCGCCTCGACCCGCCATAGCTGCCTCGCTCCGAAGGAGTTGCGCCGGCGTTCGCGCCGACGTGAAGAACGTTCATGACAGGCGGCCACAACGGATGGCGCGCCTCGCGAATCTCACACCGCTCTGGTCCGCGTCCGACACGGGCCTGAGCGAACTGTACGAATCAGATGCGTGGGGGGATCCGTCCCGCCCGTCGTGAACCCGGGCGGTATGTGCCCGAGGGGTGGCAAGTGTCGCGTCAAGAGGCCGCCACGTCAAGGCGTCGAATCCAATCCACCCGTTGTTCAACCGGATGATGATGGGGCAGACGCCCCAGAGAGGGCGCGAT from Phycisphaeraceae bacterium includes the following:
- a CDS encoding lysophospholipid acyltransferase family protein, whose amino-acid sequence is MGKKGPPQALHIPLYYAMRAATSLPLVAGASNAMGVARAIGSGFARLPSNRKRLRRAIENLEQAFPDAAPERRERIAIHAYQHLFELAVEVLYTPRLLSEDAWVRHARIDGVFGAIRDLVSGRPTLLLCGHCGNWEALGYIMALLGFPMHAVYRPLDMKPLDQWVRDVRGRRGLVLVDKFGAMNSLGDTITAGAPVGFVADQNAGDRGIFVPYFGRLASTYKSIGLLAIHTDATIVVGSCIRTRRDPPAHNATDLDPPTPAHDGTQLGGEAWFSRDGLRYEVRISDVFGPDTWKHTEDPLYYITARYRRAIEQTVRWAPEQYLWMHRIWKSRPPHERNDKPFPDSLRRKIAALPWMSDADVQSVVDRSDRDRQILRTSEQKRF